ttatgttccttgattttgcgtcccttacgcggttgggtgatttatgggacccccttgacagttcgctttgaataaaactcttccagcaaggtccaaccttggttttatatttgcctcacctagccttttttcccttgggagtcgcgcatcccgagggtcatctttattttacccccccgggccagtgcttctccaagtgctggtccaaaccgagcgatgtccggtgccccctgggcaaccagggtctatgccaacccgacgtctggctcatccggtgtgccctgagaacgagatatgtgcagctcctattgggatttgtcggcacatccgggcggctttgctggttttgttttaccatcgtcgaaatgtcttgtaaccgggattccgagactgatcgggtcttcccgggagaaggaatatccttcgttgaccgtgagagcttataatgggctaagttgggacacccttgcaGGGTATTAACTTTCGAGaaccgtgcccgcggttatgtggcagatgggaatttgttaatatccggttgtagagaacttgccacttgacttaattaaaacgcatcaaccgcgtgtgcagccatgatggtctctttccggcggagtccggaaagtgaacacggtgtttgagttatgtttgacgtaagtaggagttcaggatcacttcttgatcattgctagtttcacgaccgttccgttgcttctcttctcgctcttctttgcgtaagttagccaccatacttgcttagtcgctgctgcaacctcaccactttaccccttccttacccattaagctttgctagtcttgatacccatggttatgggattgctgagtcctcgtggctcacagattactacaacaccagttgcaggtacaggttttgcgatgatcatgacgcgagagcgatgttatttgttttggagttcttcttctgcttcttcttcgatcaggggataggttccaggtcggcagcctgggctagcagggtggatgtcgtttgagtttctggttgtgtttcatccgtaggcggatgttgatcttatgtatgatgtattgatgtattcttgcggcatttgtatgccttgtatgtatccccatatatcatgtaatgctgatgtaatgatatccaccttgcaaaagcgtcttcaaaatgcgcttctatccttgatgggaccttcgagttactttaggatagggtcgcatcttgggcgtgacaccTCGACTCCTCAGCTGTCCAGCTCTGGGATTCCAGCTCTAACCGACTGGTAGGTCCTTTTTGGCCTCTCCTGTTAATGCTTTATTTTATTAGCAACATTATTTCTATGTTTAGTTGCTGATCATGATTTTCATTCTGCAGCGGAGAACACTGCAAGGTGTGCATGAGTCGAGAGTTGGTTCACTGGCATGGAATAACAACATCCTGACCGCTGGTGATATGGACGGCAAGATTGTGAACAATGATACGAGGATTAGGAACCATGCTGTGCAGACATACCATGGCCACGAGCGGGAGGTGTGTGGACTTAAGTGGTCAGCATCAGGCCAGAagctggccagtggtgggaacgACAACCTCCTCCACATATGGGATGTGTCTATGGCATCGTCTGCACACTCTACAGGCCGCACCCAATGGTTACACAGGCTTGACGATCACTTGGCTGCCGTGAAGGTGCTTGCATGGTGCCCATTCCAGAGCAACCTCCTGGCATCTGGCGGTGGCGTAGGTGACCGATGCATCAAGTTTTGGAACACACACACTGGCGCATGCCTCAACTCTGTCAACACTGGGTCACAAGTGTGTGCACTCCTCTGGAACAAGAATGACAGAGAGCTGTTGAGCTCGCATGGATTCACGCAGAATCAGCTTGCCCTATGGAAGTACCTGTCGATGGTTAAGATGGCTGAACTCAATGGCCATACTTACCCTGTCCTCTACATGGCCCAGGTAATCTTTGCTCCCTATGCTTTTTTGTAGCTAAGTTGACACATATTGTGTGCGCAGATGGCTAATTATGGTTGTCTAAGTTGACATATATTAGTTGCTACTTTTACATTGATCCAGATGAACGTCAAGACCAGTTTGATGTATTATACATACAGATGTCGGTGATATATAGtattttttgtgatgaactatgcAACGTCTCGAGAGCATGTGTCGTCCGAGAGTATTCGAACTGTTGCCTCTCAAATTATCTCGTGATGTTTCCTACTGACTCTGGTTTTGGTGCTGACATATGAGAGGCCTGGAGGCGCTTCTCTTTTAGTTGCCTTCTTTATGCAAGTTGAAGCCATCATGGTCTGTGACCAATATTTAATTATGTTATTCTTTACAGGAAATACAACCTGCCTCTGCATTGTAAGTTGGATATTCCCACCAGAAATCGAGCCTAGCAAAATTGGAGCAGAGCCTTACCTTCAGGTTAGATGTTTTCAGCTTCAAATGTTGGAGGATTTGATCTGATCTGAAATAATCCTCAGGTTGTATATGTGATTGGCCACCAAACTGGAAAACCGAAGAACTCTGGCTGAGCTGCCTGAAGTACGGATCTTGAGCTTTTGCAGGGACTGACCATGAAGTCGCTCTTTTGAAACGGTTATTCAGTTGGGCAACAGTTCTAAAAAGGAAGATGATAACATTCCATGGCTCCATCACTGAGAGCAAGGGCAAAGAGCTATGCCAGTTGTTACTAAGCTTCTCCAAATATGTATGCATATTAGCATGCAGCGCCCCGTCTTGAGAAAGGTTTTATACTGTATGTTCTAGAAGGCAAGGCACCAGCTTTGTTTGCTTGCACTAGTTGTCAAGTTGAGCAACGGTAGTTTTGTGAGAGCGGACTCTTTTATGGCCTGATTGGATTGTCGTTTTCCACACATTTTTACAGCTGTAAAATATACAGACACATCAGCCCGTCATTTTTTTCCAGTTGGAGATCACATATACACCTGTAAAAGAAATACTGTTGTATAAATTTACCCCGATTCCAAAAGGGGCTTTAGCTGTTTAATTGGAGCAGCTTGTTCCAATGTTTGTGAAACTCTGTAACATATTTACCTCTATTAGCTTGTGTTCCAGTAATTGTGACACTGAACTGTATTAACTTGTTTCCATGCTGGATGCACACTTGTGGTTGTTCTTCCGGCTCAGCTGCTAATCTTTGTTTGCAGGATGCCGTAACTCAATGCGGGGGCATAAGTGAACTTTATAGAGTAAGAATTTGTATGGGGAAACCCCAATTTTTCATAAATGATAGAACTTGCATAGACCATCCTCCAAGCATGATTATTCTTTATTGAAAAATATAATCGACTCTCCAAGAATTAACACATATTATGATGGTAAGATCTCGATGAGCTCAGGCAATGTTCCCTTGCACTCCAGCCTCCAGGACAAGCTCCAGCAATGAACTCCGTGTGTCTCACGTGCTCGATGCTTTTCCTAGAGAAGGAACCGACAAAATTTCCCTCTTTCACTCGTGATCCCTAGCCGATTGCcgacatcatgttggaagttggTACTCCTGTTTTTAGTTGTTATATCGATTTCTATGAAAAAAAGTTGTTTATGGTGTGTGCATTTTTTTTATTGATGATCTGCCAGGTTGCTTAGGACAAATCTGCAAAGCATGCGGTTGtattttgtactccctccatcccacaatataagatgtttttgcaaGGTATGCTAGCTTGCAAAAACGTCTtgtattatgggacagagggagtagttgtgTATTTTTGCTTTAGTGATGGCTAAACTTGCAGATTGGTTACAaaattagtatcaattttttcaTGCTTCATATTGCTCTATTTGGAGATGCATACCTGGGGTGGTGGGTCTAATGAACTCAGTATACTGTTATAGGTCACGGGTATCAGACTCTGCACAACTATGAGTGATCTTGCTGCAGCCAGTATAATAATATACTATGTAGGTAAACATTAAGTCCATGCAACATTACTTCCTTGAGAGTGGCTTATACTGTTATATTCTCCCACATGGTAATGAACATAACACGAGTGCAACTGTTACATCTTACTACTTTGCTATTTTGAAACATGCTCTGAAATCTTCAAAAAAGATTTAATAATCCTAAAAATAGAAAAGATTGCAAATTTTTTGAAGTTCAAAATGTTGCAATATTTGGCATGTGACACAAATACCTTTTTAATGAGACATACGCCAAACATGTACTTGTAACAGATGAGCCTGAGCAGTTTTCTTCGTGTATGAGCAGGAGAACTCCATATTATTCATAAACCATGTCACAAATATACAAACATCAATACACGGACATACACACACCCGATATTATTTATACACCGGGTCACAATACAAACAAACACACACTGACACCTCATGAACATATCAGTATTTGGTTCACATATAAAACTTCTTACGCCAACGAGAGATCCTGCCCAACGAGTATTTATGAGCCTCCATGGAATGGCAGGCAGTTTTGCTGAATCTCAGCTGCCACAAATGATAGAACAAAAACAAGTTAGTTAGAGTAATAACTTAATTCTAGGCAGCAAAAATGTCTTGTGTTTATGCAGAAACAGCAGCTTACGCCTGTTGACGCATCTGGATGGTCCATCTTGTCTGACGATGCCACCAACAAAAACCAGTAACACGAGGAGGATCAGCATCAGCGGAACCGTGGCTGAATAGTTCTTTGCCATTGTCGCCTGCTGGCTGAGATGTCTGCTTCCTGGGGTATTTGGATTGGCAAACTAGGTAGGAAGCCCAACAGTTTGTGCAACAGGTGGGTGCTCAAATTTGCAATGCTAACTAAAGCACTTATATAGAGCGCGTAATTCTGAAAGTAGGTTAGGTGCGAATGTGGGAGAAGAGATGTTTGCTTTTGAGGATATCAACCAAAGGGCGATGGCTTTACAGGAAATACAACTTGCTTCTGCAATGGAACTTGGATATTCCCACCAGAAATCTAGCTTAGCAAAATTGGAGCAGAGCTTTACCTCCAGGTTAGATGTTTTCAGCTTCAAATGTTGGAGGATCTGATCTGATCTGAAATTATCCTCAGGTTGTATATGTGATTGGCCACCAAACTGGAAAACCGAAGAACTCTGGCTGAGCTGCCTGAAGTACGGATCTTGAGCTTTTGCAGGAACTGACCATGAAGTCGCTCTTTTGAAACGGTTATTCAGTTGGGCAACAGTTCTAAAAAGGATGATGATAACATTCCATGGCTCCATCACTGAGAGCAAGGGCAAAGAGCTACGCCAATTGTTACTAAGCTTCTCCAGACCAGAAATATGTATGCATATCAACATGCAGCGCTCCATTTTGACAAAGGTTTTATACTGAATGTTCTAGAAGACAAGGCACGAACTTTGTTCACTTGCACTAGTTGTCAAGTGGAGCAACTTTTGTTTTGCGAGAGCGGACTCTTTTATGGCCTGATTGGATTGTTGTTTTCCACACTTTTTTTACACCTGTAAAATATACAGACATCAATCTGTCGTTTTTAAAAAGTTGGAAACTACATATGGCTGGTGATATACACCTGTAAAAGAAATACGGGTGTATAAATTTACCCTGATTCCAAACTGGGCTTTAGCTGTTTAATTGGAGTAGCTTGTTCCAATGTTTGTGAAACTGTAACTCTGTAACATATTTAGCTCTATTAGCTTGTGTTCCAGTATTTGTGACACTGAACTGTATTAACTTGTTTCCATGCTGGATGCACACTTGGGGTTGTTCTTCTGCCTCAGCTGCTAATCTTTGTTTGCAGGAACGCCGTAACTCAATGCGGGGGCATAAGTGAACTTCCTAGAGTAAGAATTTATATAGGGAAACTCCAAAGTTTCATAAATGATAGCACTTGCATAGACCATCGTCCAAGCATGATTATTCTTTATTGAAAAATATATTCGACTCTCCAAGAATTAACACATATTATGATGGTAAGATCTCGATGAGCTCAGGCAATGTTCCCTTGCACTCCAGCTTCGGGGACAAGCTCCAGCAATGAACTCCAGTGCGTCTCACCTGCTCGATGCTGTTCCTAGAGAAGGCACTGAGGAAATTCCCCCTTTTTTTAATGTTGACGTGtataaatatattttttaatGTTAACACACATCAACGTCTGATGTACAACCTTAAAAAGGTTTCGGCTCCTAATTCGACCTATAGTAATAGAAAGAACAAAGGCAAAATTGAATGTGAATAAGTGTCAAAATACTATTCACCCAAAACTGGCACTATTCATATTCAAATTTGTCTTTTTGAATCTCTAAATGTACATCGAGTTTTTAGCTGATTTTTTTCGGAGTTGTACACATAGCCCGCAGGTATGTTGTCAGCTAATTTCAAAAACTTTCTGAATGTCTAAATATGAAATTTTTTGGTTGATCTCATTGGTCTCATCTAATGTGAGATCATATACTAGTACCTCCCGGAGTATCTATTGGGGCTAATAATCTgagagcatcttcataccttGCTGCCTAAACTACAATGACCCCAATAGATGGTTTATTGGCTTCTGTAGAAGCCTAGATGCTCTACACCATCCAAGATTCGTCATTTAGCAATGCTGGCACAAATCGCATTTTATTTCATGAAATTAAGAGGCGTTACATTACTACAACATCCCTAAGAAGACACTCGAAAATTACACAAGCATTCGTGTGGCCGCAGCAGCAACAGAGCAACATATAGCAGTAGAGTTCTTGTAAACGCTCCAGGATTTTACAGTAAGTAGATGTAGATCAACTGGCTTTCCTCCGTCAGAGGTCGAGGAGCTGGCAGTTCTCCCAGAGCGTCTTGGCCGAGCGGCGGagctgcgcggcctcggcctcggtGAGGTCCATCTCGGCGACACCGAGGATGCCGCCGCGGCCGAGGCGGGCGGGCAGGCTGAGGAACACCTCGTGGCCGTCTGAGATGCCATGGAAGCCCGAGGCAAGGACAGAGACAGGGTGCACgcggcgctggtcgcggaggagGGAAGCAGCGAGGCTGGCGACAGAGTAGCCAATGGCCCAAGAGGTGTACCCCTTGAGGCCGATCACCTCGTAGGCGCCGCCCACCACGGCGCGCCGGATCCCCTCCAGCGCCGCCTCGTCGAAGTTCCGGTGGCTGTCTCGCAGCGACTTGAACGCCGGCATCCCGCCCACGCTGATGCTCGACCAGATCGCCACCGAGCTGTCGCCGTGCTCACCCACCATGTATGCCTGCACAGGGACCCATTAGATCTGCTTGGTTAGTTAGGGATCATTTCCAGTAGTCTATTATCAATGCATGCATCTCCATTCTCTAACTAGTGATAAAAATCTAGCCTTCTGCAACCCATTCATTGCAATGTTGATTAATGTTCATTAGGTTCAGAATTCTCAGATTACACTGGTTCTCCATTCCCATTACTAGGGAGATGGGCACCATACAAAAGAACTCCAATTCTTTGTGTAAAGAGATGATTTCTAGCTATGCAACATAAGATTATCCCAGTCTGACATCTCTGCTTTTCTGCAATCAAATTCAGGAAGAAGTAAACTATAGGTTACCGCAATTTCAGATATACAGTAGGAATTAAACAATAGGTTACCGCACATGAACAATGCTTTCTTTGCCTTTTATGCATCATCATATTGTCACTTACGGACCATTTCCAACAAAAAGATTGTGTGGTGCTCTTAAGTAGATTTCACATGTAGGTCATCTTTGATACTTTATGCTACCTGTAAATCAATTTAGTGCTATCTTAAGTAAACTGATGGCAAACGTTGTCAGACTGTTCTTTTGTTTACTTTCGTTGATACAGGGATTACCATGCTGAACCGAAGTTCAGTTTAGTAAAATCTGTTATCTAGTTTCAAATGTCAATGTAATTTCCAGGTACCGCATTTACCCAGCCATCTAGTCTAGTATTCATATGAACAGAGTAGCTATCGATCACCAGACATATGATCTAAGGAGTAAATTATCCACCCACGTAGCCACCAACCAAACGAAGAAAATCCGGCTTGTTCTGACCTCTTTCATGGTTAGTAGTAATTCTGTAAATCAAACATCAACCGATACTGAACAGAACCCAAGTTTACTGAAGCTGTTACCTAGTTTCAAATGTCACAATAATTTCCAACTACCGCACTTACCCAGCCATCTACACATATGAACAAAGTAGTAGGTAGGTATCAATCAACCAAACACATGATCCAAAAGTAGGAGTACTATAATCAGCAAGCCTGGCCGTTGGGGAAAAAACATTCAGTTGTAGTATACTCTACTACTGAATGTCGACACTGAGCTACTAGTAATGGACGCTGACGACAGTGTCGAATGGGGAGACCAGTCAAGGAGAGGCACATGCTCCCACGGCGCCACCGCCGCGTGGCATCACCCTACTGCTTTGTGAGGACTGACTCCACTGTCCAATCCGGCGACGAGCTAGCTCGATGGAGCTAAAATGAATCATGGATTCAAGGATGGATTCATGGATGGATTCAGGAGTGAGCGAGTGAGTTAGTGATTTAGTACCTGCACGTCCTGCGCGTTGACGTCGAGGTGCTCGGCGATGAGGAACCTAAAGCGGGAGGAGTCGAGGTTGGTGCCGGAGCCGATGACGCGGCTGGCGGGGAAGCCGGAGAGCCTCCAGGCGACGTAGGTGAGCACGTCGACGGGGTTGGAGACGACGAGCAGCAGCGCCTCCGGGGAGTGCTCGGCGACGGGCGGCACGATCTTGCGGTAGAGGGCGACGTTCCGCTGCAGCAGGTTGAGCCTGGTCTCGCCGGGGATCTGCCTGGCCCCCGCCGTGACGATGACGAGGTCGGAGTTCTTGGTGACGGCGGGGTCGGTGCCGGAGACGATGCGGACGCGCGGGAGGAAGGCGGCGGCGTGCTGCAGGTCGAGCGCCTCGCCGCGGAGCTTGTCGGGGAGCGCGTCGACGAGCGCGATCTCGTCGGCCAGGTTCTGGGTGAGGATGGTCTGCGCGATGGCCATGCCCACGTTGCCGGCGCCGATGACGGAGACCTTGGTGAGGCGGCGGTgcggggcggcggaggaggtCGGGGTGGCCGGCGGGCAGCCGTCGGCCACGGGCCGGAAGAAGCCCGACGACGCGCCGCCGGAGTCGAAGCCCAGCTCCGACAGCGACGACGCCTTGTGCATCCTCCTCGACGGGGTGAGGAGGGGATGGAATGGGATGCCGGTCGAGGGGATCAAATGCGGGGCTGCCGGACTGGGATTGGACGATGAACTTGTTCTTGATGGGGAATGGGAATGGCAATGGCCAATGAGTTTATAAGCGAATCCTGGGAAAGTGAAACCGCTTATCGGTTACCGGTTTTGACTACTCGTGGTTTGGGACTTCACTTTTGAAGAAAAGTATAAACCGGGATTATTTTACTCGGGCAGTTGTACTGGACAATCCCCACCGGCCGACTTCCGCGTCCACGTACCGCCTCGCGAGTCGCCACCTCAAGCCCACCTAGCCATCTCCTCCATGACGTGGCCCCGGCCGTTCCTCTAAGCCCGGGAGTGCCGGTTCTTCTCCGGCTCCGGTATTGTACACCCTCCTAAGAGTATCTCCAGCAGTTAAGCCTCTCAGGAGGCATTTTTTTCCTCGCTTGGGAGGCTGCCGGCAGAATTTTTAGCTTGGGGATGAAAAAGTTTTCAGCTGTGTCCACCCCCAAGCCGTGCCCAGGCCGCGCCCGCCCCAGGCCATGGCCGGCCCGGCTTCGCCGCCGAGCTCGAGCAGAGCAGCATGAGCGCGAGCGCGAGCCGGCGGAGCAGAGGAGCCACAGCTTCATCACCGGCGCCGTCTCCGTCCTCTCCGGTGAACAGCTGCCCGCCTTCTCCGCAGTCGCGCGCTCGCAGGCCACGCCCTCCCGCGGCCGCGCTTGTCGCCCAGGCCGCGCCCGCTTGCCGGCCGCGCGCTCGTAGGCCATGCCCTCCCGCGGCCGCGCTCGCCGCCCAGGCCGCGCTCTCCCGCGGCCGCGCTCGCCGCCCAGGCCGCGCTCTCCCGCGGCCGCGCTCGCCGCCCAGGCCGCGCTCACGGGTGCCCTCCTTCAGCGACAACTGTGAGTTCTCCCATGGCGTGTTCGAGAGCTGGCTGCACCCGACACAGTACCGCACCAGGCTCTGCAAGGagggagctgcttgcgcccgccGCATCTGCTTCTTCGCGCACGATGAAGATGAGCTCCGCCATGTTTTTTTGAGACAATCCACGAAGCTTTTTATTCAATCATCACAACGTTTATAGGGACGAACTGAAATTCACCAGGGTTGCCCAACCAAACATGGCGGCCAGTCCCCAGTTTCAAAACATGCTTCATTAGATTGTAAGCCTCGACATTCGAGCTCCTAAACTCATGCACAAAATTGCATAACTGAAAGCTACGAGAGTATTCAACAATCTCATGAATAATAGCCCCATAGCTCGGGCTACTTTTTTGCTTGATATCATCCACAACGCCTTTGCAGTCAGATGCAACGTGTATCGCCTGTAGCTGGAGGTCATCTGCTAGTGCCATTGCTTCCCGGACCGCCAACGCCTCGAGAGTAGTAGGGTCAGATATACCATTGAACACAATAGTCGATGCTCCAAGATACAGACCATCCTCATTCCTGCATATTGCAGCGATTGCACCAAATTTCGATCTCCTCATAGTGGCAGCATCAACATTCACTTTCATCATGCTTGAGGGAGGTTTAATCCAGCATGTTGGCCTCACCTTCACTGAATGCGCAGCTGATCTCTCCGGGCTCTTTGACAATTTGGATGTCATTCAGAAAGGAATTGACAAAACA
The sequence above is a segment of the Aegilops tauschii subsp. strangulata cultivar AL8/78 chromosome 6, Aet v6.0, whole genome shotgun sequence genome. Coding sequences within it:
- the LOC109759086 gene encoding cell division cycle 20.2, cofactor of APC complex, producing the protein MIFILQRRTLQGVHESRVGSLAWNNNILTAGDMDGKIVNNDTRIRNHAVQTYHGHEREVCGLKWSASGQKLASGGNDNLLHIWDVSMASSAHSTGRTQWLHRLDDHLAAVKVLAWCPFQSNLLASGGGVGDRCIKFWNTHTGACLNSVNTGSQVCALLWNKNDRELLSSHGFTQNQLALWKYLSMVKMAELNGHTYPVLYMAQEIQPASAL
- the LOC109759088 gene encoding L-lactate dehydrogenase A gives rise to the protein MHKASSLSELGFDSGGASSGFFRPVADGCPPATPTSSAAPHRRLTKVSVIGAGNVGMAIAQTILTQNLADEIALVDALPDKLRGEALDLQHAAAFLPRVRIVSGTDPAVTKNSDLVIVTAGARQIPGETRLNLLQRNVALYRKIVPPVAEHSPEALLLVVSNPVDVLTYVAWRLSGFPASRVIGSGTNLDSSRFRFLIAEHLDVNAQDVQAYMVGEHGDSSVAIWSSISVGGMPAFKSLRDSHRNFDEAALEGIRRAVVGGAYEVIGLKGYTSWAIGYSVASLAASLLRDQRRVHPVSVLASGFHGISDGHEVFLSLPARLGRGGILGVAEMDLTEAEAAQLRRSAKTLWENCQLLDL